Proteins encoded by one window of Vigna radiata var. radiata cultivar VC1973A chromosome 5, Vradiata_ver6, whole genome shotgun sequence:
- the LOC106761840 gene encoding protein KRTCAP2 homolog, producing MAGSGSSMLYSFLLFTVILSLQEMYRGKLASSELFTILGGFISSLLFLVLLTFIGNLQETIGARTGWGAVIVAEAVALIAASTVHRVCITTCFLFSAGLLYEVNKISGSAVSTSDVRTKKQSGRA from the exons ATGGCGGGATCTGGGAGTTCCATGCTgtattcctttcttcttttcacagTCATTCTCTCACTTCAAGAAATGTACCGTGGGAAACTAGCATCATCAGAACTGTTCACTATACTGGGAGGATTCATCAGCTCCCTCCTATTTCTTGTGCTCCTAACT TTCATTGGAAATTTGCAGGAAACAATTGGTGCAAGAACTGGTTGGGGTGCTG tcaTAGTTGCAGAAGCAGTTGCTCTGATTGCTGCAAGCACTGTTCACCGAGTTTGCATCACTACGTG TTTCTTGTTCTCGGCTGGATTGCTGTACGAGGTTAACAAGATTTCTGGGTCTGCTGTCTCAACAAGCGACGTTAGGACTAAAAAGCAAAGTGGGAGAGCTTAA
- the LOC106761527 gene encoding wall-associated receptor kinase 5-like, with amino-acid sequence MSVHLNLLLIVRLIAAVAAAKTQYMSKPNCESKCGNVTIPFPFGLTEACSLNTSFIITCDKSLPFLNTTHEMRLFNTTDDEKVQVLDISLDGQLHVSLPIVTSCVTPKSEHNYISISLYAPFHLSSKQNKLTVLGAYTLGIVSDEYSTYALSDGYLTYARTYCMSFYSIIYNISIYNSSIYNMTHDESCSGSFCCETPIQHRLSKFHYTCVANIFDYNSTQEPFQSYPCGYTFLVKEGAYNFSMTDIKNFNTKNTFPVVVDWAVGNTCLEAQKNASSYACKSNYSECQDATVGPGYHCKCSTGFRGNPYLSDGCQDVDECAEESHDCLKGISTCSNSPEGSYSCSCLKGYEGDGKNNGSGCVIRSNRKIVIALSVTGSILALVGGTLYVYCALKKRKSNRLKEHFFQLNGGLLLQQEISRYTGSNELTKIFTVEELKEATNNFNKEMVLGEGGEGTVYKGILRDNRIVAIKKSRISNPNQIEHFINEVILLCQINHRNVVKLLGCCLETEVPLLVYEFIPNGTVYEHLHDQSKSLRLTWKRRLQIAVETAGALSYLHSATHAPIVHRDVKTSNVLLDHNLTAKVSDFGASKIIPLDRTQLTTLVLGTLGYLDPEYFHSSQLTEKSDVYSFGVVLAELLTGEKALSFERPEAHRNLAIHFHSSMKEDRLLDIVDGRIIDETNVEQVMDVANIASHCLRLKGEERPTMREVAMELEGIYIVEKRQWEKVNLSSEETETLLKATPSSSFSVDGVNRRSVNSSSDILNRISFSLTSGR; translated from the exons ATGAGTGTCCATTTAAATCTGCTACTTATTGTGCGCCTGATTGCAGCGGTAGCAGCAGCTAAAACTCAATATATGTCAAAGCCAAACTGCGAATCAAAGTGTGGCAACGTTACCATTCCCTTTCCCTTTGGCCTCACAGAGGCCTGTTCTCTCAACACCTCATTTATCATCACTTGCGACAAAAGCCTTCCATTCTTGAATACTACTCATGAAATGCGGCTCTTCAATACTACTGATGATGAAAAGGTGCAGGTGCTGGACATCTCACTCGACGGCCAACTGCACGTTTCATTGCCAATTGTCACAAGTTGCGTCACTCCTAAATCAGAACACAATTATATTTCAATCAGCTTATACGCACCTTTTCACCTATCATCCAAGCAAAACAAGTTAACTGTATTGGGCGCTTACACTTTAGGAATAGTATCTGATGAATATTCAACATATGCTCTATCTGATGGATATTTAACATACGCTCGCACTTATTGCATGTCCTTCTACAGCATCATTTACAACATCAGCATTTACAACAGCAGCATTTACAACATGACACATGACGAGTCATGCTCCGGCAGTTTCTGTTGCGAGACTCCAATTCAACATAGGCTATCCAAATTCCACTATACATGTGTTGCAAATATCTTCGACTATAACTCAACCCAGGAGCCATTTCAGTCCTATCCATGTGGTTATACATTTTTGGTTAAGGAGGGAGCCTACAATTTCTCCATGacagatataaaaaattttaacacaaaaaacACGTTCCCTGTGGTTGTGGATTGGGCAGTGGGAAACACGTGCCTAGAAGCTCAGAAGAATGCTTCAAGCTATGCGTGTAAGTCAAATTACAGTGAATGTCAAGATGCAACGGTGGGACCTGGTTACCATTGTAAATGCTCCACTGGTTTTCGGGGAAATCCTTACCTATCTGATGGTTGTCAAG ATGTTGATGAATGTGCTGAGGAATCCCACGACTGTTTAAAGGGGATATCAACATGCAGTAACAGTCCAGAAGGGAGCTACAGTTGTTCTTGTCTAAAGGGCTATGAAGGAGATGGAAAAAATAATGGAAGCGGATGTGTTATCAGGAGTAACCGCAAAATCGTAATTGCTTTAA GTGTGACTGGAAGTATATTGGCACTTGTGGGGGGAACCTTATACGTGTATTGCgcattaaagaaaagaaaatccaacAGACTTaaagaacatttttttcaactaaACGGTGGCCTGTTATTACAACAAGAGATAAGCAGGTACACTGGATCAAATGAATTGACAAAAATCTTTACTGTGGAAGAACTAAAAGAGGCCACCAACAATTTCAATAAAGAGATGGTCTTAGGCGAAGGTGGGGAGGGAACAGTTTACAAAGGAATATTGCGTGACAATAGAATTGTAGCAATAAAAAAGTCCAGAATTAGTAACCCAAACCAAATTGAGCATTTCATCAATGAGGTGATTCTGCTTTGTCAAATCAATCATAGAAATGTGGTGAAACTCTTGGGATGTTGTTTAGAGACAGAGGTTCCCTTACTTGTTTATGAATTCATTCCCAATGGAACTGTTTACGAGCATCTCCATGATCAAAGCAAATCTTTAAGACTTACATGGAAAAGAAGATTACAAATAGCAGTTGAAACTGCTGGTGCCTTGTCATACTTACATTCTGCTACCCATGCACCAATCGTACATAGAGATGTGAAAACTTCAAACGTACTACTTGATCACAATCTCACTGCAAAGGTTTCTGATTTTGGAGCTTCAAAGATTATTCCTCTTGATCGAACTCAGTTAACAACCTTGGTGTTGGGGACATTGGGGTATCTTGACCCAGAATACTTCCACTCAAGCCAGTTAACAGAGAAAAGTGATGTTTATAGTTTTGGAGTTGTCCTAGCTGAACTACTAACAGGAGAGAAGGCACTCTCTTTTGAAAGGCCAGAGGCTCATAGAAACCTAGCTATTCACTTCCATTCTTCAATGAAGGAGGATCGATTACTTGACATTGTCGATGGCCGCATAATAGATGAGACAAATGTTGAGCAAGTAATGGATGTTGCAAATATTGCAAGCCATTGTTTAAGGTTGAAAGGGGAGGAAAGGCCTACCATGAGAGAAGTGGCAATGGAACTTGAAGGAATCTACATTGTGGAGAAGCGCCAGTGGGAAAAAGTCAACTTGTCATCGGAGGAGACTGAAACTCTTCTCAAAGCAACACCATCATCTTCTTTTAGTGTAGATGGTGTTAACAGAAGAAGCGTGAATTCTAGCTCTGATATTTTAAACCGAATTTCCTTCTCCTTAACTAGTGGAAGGTGA
- the LOC106759791 gene encoding pentatricopeptide repeat-containing protein At1g77360, mitochondrial, with amino-acid sequence MIKLCSHRKNILSKWVLFAKMHSTSEAIQEIGEASERVSKVMMTCPTLALDTALNQTGVRVSPDLVENVLKRFENAGMSAFRFFEWAEKQRDYSHSIRAYHLMIESLAKVRQYQIVWDLVNAMRKKGMLNVETFCIMMRKYARANKVDEAVYTFNVMDKYDVVPNLAAFNGLLSALCKSNNVRKAQEIFDAMKGRFEPDAKTYSILLEGWGRAPNLPRAREVFGEMVRAGCDPDVVTYGIMVDVLCKAGRVDEAVEVVKEMDESNCRPTSFIYSVLVHTYGVEHRIEDAIDTFQEMERKGIKADVVVYNALIGAFCKVNKFKNVRRVLQEMEINGVAPNSRTCNVIISSMIGQGQTDRAFRVFRRMIKLCEPDADTYTMMIKMFCAKNDLKMALRIWKFMKSKQFVPSMHTFSALVKGLCEKGDAAKACVVLEEMIEKGIRPSRITFGRLRQLLLKEGREDVLKFLHEKMNLLVNEPLHD; translated from the coding sequence ATGATTAAGCTTTGTTCccatagaaaaaatatattatccaaATGGGTATTGTTTGCAAAAATGCACAGCACAAGTGAGGCGATTCAGGAGATTGGAGAAGCGAGCGAGAGAGTGAGCAAGGTTATGATGACGTGTCCCACACTGGCACTTGACACTGCTCTTAATCAAACTGGAGTTAGAGTTTCCCCTGATTTAGTTGAAAATGTTCTCAAACGATTTGAGAATGCGGGCATGTCAGCATTTCGGTTCTTTGAGTGGGCAGAGAAGCAGAGAGACTACTCACACAGCATAAGGGCATATCACTTGATGATTGAATCTCTGGCTAAGGTTAGACAGTACCAGATCGTGTGGGACCTTGTTAATGCCATGAGGAAAAAGGGCATGCTAAATGTGGAGACTTTTTGCATCATGATGAGAAAGTATGCTAGGGCTAACAAGGTCGACGAGGCTGTTTACACCTTTAATGTCATGGATAAGTACGATGTGGTCCCAAATCTTGCTGCATTTAATGGTTTGTTAAGTGCTTTGTGCAAGTCCAACAATGTGAGGAAGGCTCAGGAGATTTTTGATGCTATGAAGGGTCGATTTGAGCCAGACGCGAAAACTTATAGCATTTTGCTGGAGGGGTGGGGAAGAGCTCCCAATCTTCCCCGGGCAAGGGAGGTTTTTGGAGAGATGGTTCGTGCTGGGTGTGATCCTGATGTTGTTACTTATGGTATAATGGTTGATGTTCTTTGCAAAGCAGGGAGGGTTGATGAAGCAGTTGAGGTTGTGAAGGAAATGGATGAGAGCAATTGCAGGCCTACATCTTTCATTTATAGTGTCCTGGTTCATACTTATGGAGTGGAGCACCGAATTGAAGATGCTATTGATACATTCCAGGAGATGGAGAGGAAGGGAATCAAGGCTGATGTTGTGGTTTATAATGCCTTGATTGGTGCCTTTTGTAaagtaaataagtttaaaaatgtGCGCAGGGTCTTGCAGGAGATGGAGATCAATGGCGTTGCTCCGAATTCAAGGACCTGCAATGTTATCATAAGTAGTATGATTGGTCAGGGACAGACTGACAGAGCTTTTAGAGTTTTCCGCCGGATGATCAAGTTATGTGAACCGGATGCTGACACTTACACAATgatgataaaaatgttttgtGCGAAAAATGATCTGAAGATGGCTCTGAGAATATGGAAGTTTATGAAGTCAAAACAATTTGTTCCAAGCATGCACACCTTTTCTGCCCTTGTCAAGGGGCTGTGTGAAAAAGGTGATGCCGCAAAAGCTTGTGTTGTGCTTGAAGAGATGATAGAGAAGGGAATTCGACCATCGCGTATTACGTTTGGGAGGTTGAGACAGTTGCTTTTAAAGGAAGGGAGAGAAGATGTGCTCAAATTTCTTCATGAGAAAATGAATCTTCTTGTCAACGAGCCTTTACATGATTAA